Proteins from one Ricinus communis isolate WT05 ecotype wild-type chromosome 9, ASM1957865v1, whole genome shotgun sequence genomic window:
- the LOC8260818 gene encoding LOW QUALITY PROTEIN: F-box protein At4g09920 (The sequence of the model RefSeq protein was modified relative to this genomic sequence to represent the inferred CDS: substituted 1 base at 1 genomic stop codon) has product MIISTESSNPKLDQGHLLLCSLGLYITLLDFILAKNQPHFGSLNVCDNVDRISKLPDEVLSHIFSYLPTKDAVATSILSKRWEYLWTXTPDLDFSDQFPFDRSNESIMECPLYESFFCISKPNKFPLVSMLGFLLWLLAISKNWPLKAVSLQLKNCPGDCFLDLPTYICFPSLKILNLEGFLCVDEASMERLVSSCPVLEDLAIARQEWDDVRIMKISTPSLKRLSIHPNVRCPNYDQETELNTLLWHEYLRHSGTRWELNVLSSLVEARVYVEYDIGLLNGISNVKHLVLTGEVTWELGVIIRDYALPTFNNLKKLELYVGKPVNWELLPNLLESSPNLEVLIFPEGLVVLKKVAEITTVSIAIDQSLCLNFCFAISRPLKFSTLWDCQVSSIL; this is encoded by the exons ATGATTATTTCAACTGAATCTTCTAATCCTAAATTAGACCAAGGCCATCTGCTACTCTGCTCACTTGGCCTCTACATCACCTTACTAG ATTTCATATTGGCCAAAAATCAGCCACATTTTGGAAGTCTCAATGTTTGTGATAATGTAGACAGGATCAGCAAGTTGCCTGATGAAGTTCTCAGTCACATATTCTCATATCTTCCAACAAAGGATGCAGTTGCCACCAGCATTTTGTCTAAAAGATGGGAATACCTTTGGACATAAACTCCAGATCTCGACTTTTCTGATCAGTTTCCTTTTGATCGTAGTAATGAAAGT ATCATGGAGTGTCCACTATACGAAAGTTTCTTCTGCATTTCTAAACCAAACAAGTTTCCCCTTGTATCTATGCTTGGATTTTTGCTGTGGTTACTTGCAATATCCAAGAATTGGCCATTGAAGGCAGTTTCTTTACAGTTAAAGAACTGCCCTGGAGACTGTTTCCTAGATTTGCCTACTTATATTTGCTTCCCATCccttaaaattctaaatcttGAGGGCTTTTTATGTGTGGATGAAGCCTCCATGGAAAGGCTCGTTTCTAGTTGCCCTGTCCTTGAAGATTTAGCCATTGCAAGACAAGAATGGGATGATGTGCGAATTATGAAAATTTCCACACCTTCGTTGAAAAGGTTGTCCATTCATCCCAATGTTAGATGTCCTAATTATGATCAGGAGACTGAGCTTAACACTTTATTATGGCATGAGTACCTCAGACATAGCGGTACTAGATGGGAATTAAATGTTTTGTCCTCCCTAGTAGAAGCACGTGTTTATGTTGAATATGATATTGGCCTTCTTAATGGAATCTCCAATGTTAAGCATTTAGTACTGACTGGAGAGGTTACGTGG GAACTGGGTGTCATCATTCGTGACTATGCATTGCCTACATTCAATAATCTAAAGAAATTAGAGCTGTATGTTGGAAAGCCAGTCAACTGGGAACTGCTACCAAATTTATTGGAGTCCTCTCCAAATCTAGAAGTTCTCATCTTTCCTGAG GGACTTGTGGTGCTAAAGAAAGTGGCAGAGATTACTACCGTTTCTATTGCCATCGACCAGAGTCTGTGCCTGAATTTCTGCTTTGCCATCTCAAGACCATTGAAATTTTCAACTTTGTGGGACTGCCAGGTGAGCTCTATCTTGTAG